CGCCAGATTTCGGCGGCCTCCCTTCTGGAGGCCGCCGCCGCGTTTGGAGCGGACATATGCAGCGCAAAGCCTCTATAGGCATCATATTCTTTACCGTATTTCTCGATCTGCTGGGTTTTGGCATGGTGCTGCCGCTGATGCCGCTCTATGCCTCGGACCCGCGCTTTCTCGCCTCCCCCGCCGAAATCGGCTGGCTGATGGCGATCTACTCCCTGATGCAGTTCCTCTGCGCGCCGCTGTGGGGCGGTCTATCGGACCGCATCGGTCGGCGGCCAGTGCTGATCATCGGCCTGTTCGGCTCGGCGCTCTCCTATCTCATCTACGGCCTGGCCGAATCCTTCACCATCTTGATGATCTCGCGCGCGGTGGCCGGGGTGATGGGGGCCAATATCGCCGCCGCCCAGGCCGCCATGGCCGACCTCACGCCGCCGGAGAAGCGCGCCCAGGGCATGGGCATCATCGGTGCGGCGTTTGGCTTGGGCTTTGTGGTGGGTCCGGCGCTGGGCGGTCTGTTGTCGCAGCACGGCGCGGGCGCCGCGCCCCTGGCGGCGGCGGCGGTCACCCTCCTCAACGCCATTGCCGCCATCTTCCTACTGGCCGAAACCAAGCAGGCGGGGGGCGAGAATCGCGGCCGTCCGCATCCGCTGTCGCTGGAGCCGTGGCGCACCGCTGGCCGCTATCCGGCGGCGCTGGCGCT
The window above is part of the Magnetofaba australis IT-1 genome. Proteins encoded here:
- a CDS encoding MFS transporter, giving the protein MQRKASIGIIFFTVFLDLLGFGMVLPLMPLYASDPRFLASPAEIGWLMAIYSLMQFLCAPLWGGLSDRIGRRPVLIIGLFGSALSYLIYGLAESFTILMISRAVAGVMGANIAAAQAAMADLTPPEKRAQGMGIIGAAFGLGFVVGPALGGLLSQHGAGAAPLAAAAVTLLNAIAAIFLLAETKQAGGENRGRPHPLSLEPWRTAGRYPAALALCLLGGLYVTLFASFEVVLPLWAQEVMAWREPQAMYEAGKLFAYVGIVMVLVQGGLVRRLAPKLGEKKLTRIGIILVFVGWLLLGMASDYAMLLGSLALTAVGAGLVNPGLSSLVSLNTNAEHQGVMMGLFQSMSALGRVLGPLWGGFAFAPFGGHVNFLAAIGLVVVFILFWSYRNRIADARERQTATPAP